From Syntrophales bacterium, a single genomic window includes:
- a CDS encoding TIGR02710 family CRISPR-associated CARF protein, translating into MNPITRLMIMSLGGSPAPLTKSIEARRPEKIIFLASQDSVLLAGDIFKPLNFKPKTEFEITEDPNLMFECYKAARRCVDRVRKKNVPPEEVMVDYTGGTKVMTAALILATVGYPYKFNYVGGDRRNKDDVGTVMDGHEKMFLEMSPWSIFAEEERRQVVTLFNRRRFSAVVEIIDFCDRELPRQIKDYFRFVRLLAEGFMFWEQFNHEAALRRLESGLEALKDYLGAYPNPDLEAFSKGVGSCRDFLDQIVTDTDSLKKLDAILVDDLLNNAKRRIADKRYDDAAARIYRALELYGQVAFLEVAGCTNDKVKPEMIPERIREEFLRKYRDPKSRLLKLPLTATFQYLNCMGHEAGLRYFERIKEIKNITSNRNDSILAHGIKSVSEHAVTSIFDTVSDFVQVTSFFDFPTLS; encoded by the coding sequence ATGAATCCAATTACTCGTCTCATGATCATGTCCCTTGGCGGTTCACCAGCACCGCTGACAAAAAGTATTGAAGCCAGAAGACCGGAGAAAATTATCTTCCTGGCATCTCAGGATTCTGTTCTTCTCGCTGGTGATATTTTTAAACCGCTCAACTTCAAACCGAAAACGGAATTCGAGATCACCGAAGATCCGAATTTGATGTTTGAATGCTATAAGGCTGCCCGCCGGTGTGTAGATCGTGTGAGAAAAAAGAATGTCCCGCCAGAGGAGGTTATGGTGGACTATACCGGCGGCACTAAGGTGATGACCGCAGCGCTTATTCTGGCCACCGTTGGCTATCCATACAAGTTCAATTATGTGGGAGGTGACCGTCGTAATAAAGATGATGTTGGGACAGTGATGGATGGACATGAGAAGATGTTTCTTGAGATGAGCCCCTGGTCTATATTTGCTGAAGAGGAGCGCCGACAGGTGGTTACTCTTTTCAACCGCCGCCGGTTTTCTGCGGTTGTCGAAATAATTGATTTCTGTGACAGAGAACTGCCTCGTCAAATAAAGGATTATTTTCGCTTCGTTCGTCTGCTTGCTGAGGGTTTTATGTTCTGGGAGCAGTTTAATCACGAAGCCGCACTCAGACGTCTCGAAAGCGGGCTTGAGGCTCTGAAGGATTACCTCGGAGCTTATCCGAATCCTGATTTGGAGGCTTTTTCAAAGGGGGTTGGGAGTTGCAGGGACTTTCTCGATCAAATTGTTACCGACACAGATAGTTTAAAAAAGTTGGATGCAATTCTGGTCGATGATCTCTTGAACAATGCCAAGCGGCGAATCGCAGACAAGAGGTATGACGACGCAGCCGCTAGGATATACCGTGCCCTTGAGCTTTACGGACAGGTCGCCTTTCTGGAAGTTGCCGGTTGCACCAATGATAAGGTCAAACCGGAGATGATTCCGGAGCGGATCAGGGAAGAATTTCTGAGAAAATACCGTGACCCTAAAAGCCGTCTCCTCAAACTGCCATTGACCGCGACCTTTCAATATCTGAATTGCATGGGGCATGAGGCAGGGTTGAGGTATTTTGAGAGAATTAAGGAGATCAAGAATATAACTTCGAACAGAAATGACTCCATCCTTGCGCATGGGATTAAGTCTGTTTCCGAACATGCGGTTACATCCATATTTGACACAGTTTCTGACTTTGTTCAGGTAACCAGTTTTTTTGATTTTCCTACGCTTTCATAG